A single Nostoc sp. PCC 7107 DNA region contains:
- a CDS encoding site-2 protease family protein, whose amino-acid sequence MNGTIRVGNLFGIPFYIHPSWFLVLGLVTWSYSSGLSAQFPYLSGGLALLLGLMTALLLFGSVVAHELGHSFVALRQGIDVKSITLFIFGGLASLEKESNTPAGAFWIAIAGPLVSLLLCGIVTILGVTTAVSGPLAAVLGVLASVNLALALFNLIPGLPLDGGNILKALVWKITGNPYKGVTFASRVGQIFGWVAIASGIIPLVFFGSLANVWNLLIGFFLLQNAGNSAQFARVQEKLDGLTAADVVNNHSPIISANASLREFADEQIIQGWRRFLVTDDAGQLVGAIVVDDLRSIPTIQWSETQVREIMRPVAASTTVKSDQPLLEVIQLLEQQKLSALAVIRENGVLVGILEKAAIIQLLQGQPITNPA is encoded by the coding sequence CATGGTTTTTGGTTCTTGGCTTAGTAACTTGGAGCTATAGTAGTGGACTTTCAGCCCAATTTCCCTATCTGTCTGGGGGGTTAGCTTTGCTACTAGGATTGATGACAGCGCTGTTATTGTTTGGTTCTGTCGTCGCCCACGAATTAGGTCATAGTTTTGTAGCTTTGCGCCAAGGAATTGATGTTAAATCGATTACATTATTTATCTTTGGTGGTTTGGCGAGTTTAGAAAAAGAATCGAATACTCCCGCAGGCGCTTTTTGGATTGCGATCGCTGGGCCGCTAGTTAGTTTATTATTATGTGGCATCGTGACGATACTGGGTGTAACAACTGCGGTATCTGGCCCACTGGCGGCTGTTCTCGGTGTTTTAGCTTCAGTTAACTTAGCCTTAGCACTGTTTAACTTGATTCCCGGCTTGCCTTTAGATGGCGGTAATATCCTCAAAGCTCTTGTTTGGAAAATTACAGGTAATCCTTATAAAGGTGTAACCTTCGCCAGCCGAGTTGGACAAATCTTTGGTTGGGTGGCGATCGCTTCTGGGATAATTCCTCTAGTATTCTTTGGCAGCTTGGCTAATGTTTGGAACTTGTTAATCGGTTTCTTCTTACTGCAAAATGCGGGGAATTCAGCCCAATTTGCTAGAGTCCAAGAAAAACTTGATGGCTTAACCGCCGCAGATGTCGTTAATAATCATAGCCCCATCATCTCTGCAAATGCGAGCTTGAGAGAATTTGCTGATGAGCAAATCATCCAAGGCTGGCGCAGGTTCTTAGTGACAGACGACGCAGGACAATTGGTAGGTGCAATTGTTGTAGATGACCTACGAAGCATACCGACAATACAGTGGTCAGAAACTCAAGTTAGAGAAATCATGCGCCCAGTTGCCGCATCCACTACAGTAAAATCCGATCAACCCCTTTTAGAAGTCATCCAGCTACTAGAACAACAAAAACTCTCCGCTTTAGCTGTAATTCGAGAAAATGGCGTTCTCGTGGGGATTTTAGAAAAAGCAGCAATTATTCAACTGTTACAAGGTCAACCTATAACTAACCCTGCATAG